A stretch of Pygocentrus nattereri isolate fPygNat1 chromosome 8, fPygNat1.pri, whole genome shotgun sequence DNA encodes these proteins:
- the LOC108424125 gene encoding uncharacterized protein C4orf45, translated as MREGAEEERGSVKGAATRGLSLRGGRSGSAPARENWAAARASGQRILFTGPDGIGDYRARLSDFTRSIGVGPLSPEATGDLTYLYRAAPHMPAPLPKQCYAGGVGWAVHYGSALNSTTLLSNKQIKLAEIRSALEHRVTHRYQNPWQAPPCFLDRQQAGTRGRLAWNQNIYDNYCQDNNKTFLLSKRRMAQREKDGETHLSAVTFPAIRRVSG; from the exons ATGCGGGAGGGAGCGGAGGAGGAGCGGGGGTCAGTGAAGGGGGCAGCGACAAGGGGGCTGTCACTGAGGGGGGGTCGCTCAGGCTCGGCACCTGCTCGAGAAAACTGGGCAGCAGCGCGAGCGTCTGGACAAAGAATCCTTTTCACAG GACCAGATGGCATTGGGGATTACCGGGCAAGGCTGAGTGATTTCACCCGCAGCATTGGAGTGGGCCCTTTATCTCCCGAAGCTACGGGTGATTTAACCTACCTGTATCGAGCTGCACCACACATGCCCGCACCCCTGCCCAAGCAGTGCTACGCTGGAGGAGTGGGGTGGGCTGTGCATTACGGCAGCGCACTGAACAGCACCACTCTGCTCAGCAACAAGCAGATCAAG CTTGCTGAAATTCGCTCAGCCTTAGAACACAGGGTAACTCACAGATACCAAAACCCATG GCAAGCGCCGCCATGCTTTTTGGACAGGCAGCAGGCAGGGACCCGCGGGAGGCTCGCGTGGAACCAGAACATCTATGATAACTACTGCCAGGACAACAACAAAACCTTCCTACTGAGCAAG AGACGTATGGCTCAGAGGGAAAAGGATGGGGAAACTCATCTGAGTGCCGTCACTTTCCCAGCAATAAGAAGAGTCAGTGGATAA